From a region of the Polynucleobacter corsicus genome:
- a CDS encoding C40 family peptidase, with protein sequence MSVPVLRIMLLTHSKQTVSCRTLIGYGIFICTLLSLSGCSSFGSKNSAAKVTQFRQDTSVGTEDISIAAVGLVGVPYRYGGNNPSGGFDCSGLIAYVYNKSANIKLPRTIQEMSNRGQSVDSGPPAPGDLVFFNTTGTKYSHAGIYVGQGRFVHAPSAGGTVRLEYITTPYWAARFTEARRLTP encoded by the coding sequence GTGAGCGTTCCCGTCTTGCGGATCATGCTGCTGACGCACTCTAAGCAAACTGTTTCATGCCGCACTCTGATAGGGTACGGCATTTTTATTTGCACCCTACTCTCGCTTTCAGGTTGTAGTAGTTTTGGTTCAAAGAATAGTGCAGCTAAAGTTACCCAGTTCAGACAAGATACTAGCGTGGGTACCGAAGATATCTCGATTGCCGCAGTGGGTTTAGTTGGGGTTCCTTATCGCTATGGAGGAAACAACCCTAGCGGGGGGTTTGATTGCAGTGGATTAATAGCCTATGTCTATAACAAGTCAGCAAACATCAAGCTACCAAGGACTATTCAGGAGATGAGTAATCGAGGTCAAAGTGTAGATAGCGGTCCACCCGCACCAGGAGACCTCGTATTCTTCAACACTACTGGTACAAAGTACTCGCACGCCGGCATTTATGTCGGTCAAGGCAGATTTGTGCATGCCCCAAGCGCTGGTGGAACCGTTCGCTTAGAGTACATTACTACCCCCTATTGGGCGGCAAGGTTTACTGAGGCTAGAAGATTAACGCCTTAA
- the dnaB gene encoding replicative DNA helicase produces MAESRSRSLMSNPGMMGSGDPALQALKVPPHSVEAEQSLLGGLLIDNSAWDRLGGVLTDKDFYRPEHALIYKVIQRLVGDNHPADVITVHEAVKSEQGGDLVGIDYLNSLAQSTPSAANIKGYADIVRDRSILRRLIEVSDNIVNSAFVPEGRSVRTLLDEAESRILQIGEEGSRKADYLEIEPLLKTVVARIDELYNRQGGSDITGIATGFIDLDKQTSGLQKGDLVIVAGRPSMGKAQPLDAKVKTVDGWKLMGDLRFGDRLASVDGQHSMVTGIYPQGIKQIYKVTFSDGREAECCDEHLWRVMYRDWDAPKVINTARLMEMLSCVRYKNRLWIDPVSGDFGHSNTLPINPWVLGALLGDGTLALSHGSVMFSTKSPELIERMNALAGYEMELVHANAYDWRLVSKSRIAANGQRQSVPTNYFRSALQDIGVLGCRSFDKYIPATYLEANKTSRLALFQGLMDTDGWIEKWGSIRFCTASKQLSEDVASLARSLGGFCSIAQKQSSYTYKGEKQQGRLAYVLNMSFAPGFQAFTLPEKKERLRSSWDRQRRLTFKSIEPSRVTEAQCISVSHPDRTYVTNDYVVTHNTAFALNIAENVALAEGLPVVVFSMEMSGEQLAARLLGSVGRVDQGRMRTGKLQDDEWPRVTDAIARLSNTQILIDETGALSSLELRARARRIARNFGGTLGLVVIDYLQLMSGSGSENRATEISEISRSLKSLAKELQCPVVALSQLNRGLEQRPNKRPIMSDLRESGAIEQDADLIMFIYRDEVYHPDTTQDKGMAEIIIGKQRNGPIGTVRLSWQGPYTKFDNLAMGSVGYSSGGYEPF; encoded by the coding sequence ATGGCTGAATCCCGCTCACGTTCCCTTATGTCAAATCCTGGCATGATGGGTTCTGGGGATCCAGCCTTGCAGGCTTTAAAAGTACCGCCGCATTCTGTAGAAGCCGAGCAATCTTTGCTCGGCGGTTTACTGATCGATAACTCAGCCTGGGATCGCCTGGGTGGAGTGTTAACTGATAAAGATTTCTATCGTCCTGAACATGCTCTGATCTATAAGGTCATTCAGCGTTTAGTTGGCGACAATCATCCCGCTGATGTCATTACTGTTCATGAGGCTGTTAAGTCCGAGCAGGGCGGTGACTTAGTTGGTATTGATTACCTCAATTCATTAGCGCAAAGCACTCCAAGTGCAGCGAACATCAAAGGCTATGCCGACATTGTTCGTGATCGCAGCATCCTGCGTCGCCTAATCGAAGTGTCTGACAATATTGTGAACTCGGCATTTGTTCCAGAGGGCCGTTCCGTAAGAACGCTTTTAGATGAAGCGGAATCACGCATTCTGCAAATTGGTGAAGAAGGTAGTCGCAAAGCCGATTACCTCGAGATCGAGCCATTACTTAAAACTGTTGTTGCCCGCATTGATGAACTCTACAACCGCCAGGGCGGCAGTGATATCACTGGCATTGCAACTGGATTTATTGATCTAGATAAGCAAACTAGTGGCCTGCAAAAAGGCGACTTGGTGATCGTTGCTGGTAGGCCATCGATGGGTAAAGCGCAGCCACTGGATGCCAAAGTAAAAACGGTTGACGGTTGGAAATTGATGGGTGATTTGCGTTTCGGCGATCGTCTAGCTTCTGTGGATGGCCAGCATTCCATGGTGACTGGCATCTATCCGCAAGGTATTAAACAGATTTACAAAGTCACCTTCTCTGATGGTCGTGAAGCTGAGTGCTGTGATGAACATCTCTGGCGCGTCATGTATCGCGATTGGGATGCGCCCAAAGTCATTAATACTGCGCGTTTAATGGAAATGCTTTCTTGTGTTCGATACAAGAACCGTCTGTGGATAGATCCTGTTTCAGGTGATTTTGGTCATTCAAATACATTGCCAATAAACCCATGGGTTTTGGGTGCATTGCTTGGTGATGGAACTTTGGCCTTGTCTCACGGTAGCGTGATGTTCTCAACTAAATCTCCCGAGCTTATTGAGCGCATGAATGCCCTGGCTGGCTATGAGATGGAGTTGGTTCATGCCAATGCATATGACTGGAGATTGGTCTCTAAATCTAGAATTGCTGCTAACGGCCAACGTCAGTCTGTGCCAACCAATTACTTCCGCTCTGCCTTGCAAGATATAGGCGTTCTCGGCTGCAGAAGCTTTGATAAATATATCCCCGCTACCTATCTTGAGGCCAACAAGACTTCCCGTCTCGCGCTGTTTCAGGGTTTGATGGACACTGATGGCTGGATTGAGAAGTGGGGTTCTATTCGTTTTTGTACGGCAAGTAAGCAATTATCAGAAGACGTAGCCTCTTTAGCTAGATCATTAGGCGGCTTTTGCTCAATCGCTCAAAAACAGTCAAGCTACACTTACAAAGGCGAGAAGCAGCAGGGTCGTTTAGCTTATGTTTTAAATATGAGTTTTGCTCCTGGCTTCCAGGCATTTACCTTGCCTGAAAAGAAAGAAAGACTCAGATCGAGCTGGGATCGGCAACGCAGGCTTACCTTTAAAAGTATCGAGCCATCCAGAGTAACTGAGGCTCAATGCATCTCCGTTAGCCATCCAGACAGAACTTATGTAACCAATGATTACGTAGTGACCCACAACACTGCATTTGCACTGAATATCGCCGAGAACGTCGCATTGGCTGAGGGCTTGCCAGTCGTTGTCTTCTCAATGGAGATGTCGGGTGAGCAATTAGCGGCTCGTTTGCTGGGTTCAGTAGGGCGCGTTGACCAAGGTCGTATGCGTACCGGCAAGCTGCAAGATGATGAGTGGCCGCGTGTCACGGATGCGATTGCTCGTCTAAGTAATACCCAAATTTTGATTGATGAGACTGGCGCTCTTTCCAGTTTAGAGTTGCGTGCTCGTGCGCGTCGTATTGCTCGTAACTTCGGTGGAACACTAGGTCTGGTTGTCATTGACTACTTGCAGCTAATGAGTGGCTCCGGTTCTGAGAATCGTGCAACAGAGATCTCTGAGATCTCGCGCTCACTCAAATCACTCGCAAAAGAGTTACAGTGCCCAGTAGTTGCTTTATCCCAGTTAAACCGTGGTCTAGAGCAACGCCCCAACAAGCGCCCAATCATGTCTGATTTACGGGAGTCGGGTGCGATCGAGCAAGATGCCGACTTAATTATGTTCATCTACCGTGATGAGGTATATCACCCAGATACGACTCAGGATAAAGGCATGGCGGAGATCATTATTGGTAAGCAGCGTAATGGACCAATTGGTACTGTGCGCTTAAGCTGGCAAGGTCCATATACCAAGTTTGATAACTTGGCGATGGGATCAGTTGGCTACTCCTCTGGTGGCTATGAGCCGTTCTAA
- the rplI gene encoding 50S ribosomal protein L9, which produces MQIILLEKVINLGNLGDIVRVKDGYARNFLIPQRKARRATETAIADFAVRRAELEKLAAEKLAAAQAVGTKLKDLVLEIGQKAGVDGRLFGSVTNHDIADALKAKGFVIEKASVRMPTGPLKMVGDHPVAVSVHTDVVADITVRVVGEQA; this is translated from the coding sequence ATGCAAATCATTCTTTTAGAAAAAGTAATTAACCTGGGCAACCTCGGCGACATCGTTCGTGTTAAAGACGGTTACGCTCGTAATTTCCTAATTCCACAACGCAAAGCTCGTCGTGCAACTGAAACAGCCATCGCTGACTTTGCAGTACGTCGCGCTGAGTTGGAGAAGTTAGCTGCTGAGAAATTGGCTGCTGCGCAAGCGGTTGGCACAAAGCTCAAAGACTTGGTTCTCGAAATCGGTCAAAAAGCAGGTGTTGACGGTCGTTTGTTTGGTTCTGTAACCAATCATGACATCGCTGATGCTTTGAAAGCAAAAGGCTTTGTAATCGAAAAAGCTTCTGTGCGTATGCCTACTGGCCCGTTGAAGATGGTTGGTGATCACCCTGTAGCGGTATCTGTTCATACCGATGTAGTGGCTGACATTACTGTCCGTGTAGTTGGCGAGCAAGCGTAA
- the rpsR gene encoding 30S ribosomal protein S18, whose product MAFGKKPDFKKKPAQNPLFKRKRYCRFTVAGVEQIDYKDVDTLKDFIGENAKITPARLTGTKAKYQRQLDTAIKRARYLALLPFSDQHKK is encoded by the coding sequence ATGGCGTTTGGAAAGAAACCCGATTTCAAAAAGAAACCAGCTCAGAACCCATTGTTCAAGCGTAAGCGTTATTGCCGTTTCACTGTTGCTGGCGTAGAACAGATTGACTACAAAGATGTAGACACATTGAAGGACTTCATTGGCGAAAACGCCAAGATTACTCCTGCACGTTTGACAGGCACAAAAGCTAAATATCAGCGTCAGTTAGACACTGCTATCAAGCGTGCTCGTTACTTGGCTTTGTTGCCATTCTCCGATCAACACAAGAAATAA
- the priB gene encoding primosomal replication protein N, giving the protein MNHFTLTAFLVSKDAIRFTPAGIPVMHCQLEHSGEVNEVGVARKIQMSVEAIAIGPIQKGLEQMDLGTEAVFEGFLAPKTLRNQRLVFHITHIQLKN; this is encoded by the coding sequence TTGAATCATTTCACCCTAACTGCATTCTTGGTATCTAAAGACGCGATTCGATTTACACCAGCAGGAATACCGGTGATGCATTGCCAGCTAGAACATAGCGGCGAAGTAAACGAGGTAGGAGTGGCTAGGAAAATTCAGATGAGTGTTGAAGCCATAGCAATTGGCCCGATACAAAAGGGCTTAGAGCAAATGGATTTAGGAACCGAGGCAGTGTTTGAAGGATTCTTAGCACCCAAGACTCTACGTAATCAAAGACTTGTTTTCCATATCACCCATATTCAATTGAAAAATTAA
- the rpsF gene encoding 30S ribosomal protein S6: protein MRHYEIVFIVHPDQSEQVPAMIDRYKATLAAAGGKIHRMEDWGRRQMAYMIDKLAKAHYVCMNIECDQKTLDELEHAFKFNDAVLRHLIIKTKKAETEPSIMMKEVQREEARKSAQSDAPVVAA, encoded by the coding sequence ATGCGTCATTATGAAATCGTCTTTATCGTCCACCCGGACCAAAGCGAGCAAGTGCCTGCGATGATCGATCGCTACAAAGCGACATTAGCTGCTGCTGGCGGCAAAATTCACCGCATGGAAGATTGGGGTCGTCGTCAGATGGCTTACATGATCGACAAACTTGCTAAAGCCCATTACGTTTGTATGAATATTGAGTGCGACCAGAAAACTCTGGACGAGCTCGAGCACGCATTCAAATTTAACGATGCTGTTTTGCGTCACCTCATCATCAAGACGAAGAAAGCTGAAACAGAGCCTTCCATCATGATGAAAGAAGTGCAACGTGAAGAAGCGCGCAAATCAGCTCAATCCGACGCTCCTGTAGTAGCGGCTTAA